Part of the Falco biarmicus isolate bFalBia1 chromosome 4, bFalBia1.pri, whole genome shotgun sequence genome, AGGGTCAGAGAGAGTGGCCCCAGGCACAGGAATgtcacctgctccagcacagagtCCCTGCCCCTGTGTGTGGGTCCCATCATGCAGGACAGGGATGCCGCATCTCTTTGGATAACCTGGCTTTATTAACACACCAAGGTCCTACCTGCACTCCCCCAACTCACACCTCTCCCGCCACAGAGATGGCCAGTCCCCTCGCAAGCAAGATGCTGCACCACACTCCCCCAGCAGAGATCTGgcaaagacaccccctgccccccaccccagacgCAGCCAGTTGGGGACAGCCCAAAGACCCGACGGCACTGGAGGCTGGTGGGGGCCAGCAGCTCATGGAGGTGGGTGCTCACCATAGGCACCCTAGCCCAGattgccagcagctgcccaggggaGAGGAGCTCCAGCGGGGCTGAGAAGGGAAGCACAGAAGCCCCTCATGACAAGCCCGTCCAGCCCCAGCATGGGGGTGCAGTGCACGCAGCTCCTGGTGCATGGGCAGCTGGCATCTGGAGGCTCACTGGGAGGCTGGCTGGAGTGACAGGGCTGGCCCAAGAACCATAGATCACCCCAGCCCTAGGGGAGCACAAGGCTCCCACAGCAGCACGGCTGGGAGAGAAGGCCAGACCAGGACCCGTGTCAGGGCATCCTGCCCTTGCTGCAGTCTCCCAGCAGGTCTCCGCTTCTTTCTTAGGAACCCAGCAGAGGCAGTCGATATTCCTGGGGGGCTCCCAGGCCCCAGCTGCACCGCAGCAGCTATGTCCCTTCCTGAGCAGCAGGTAGCCACAAGGTCTGCCCCATTTCCAGCAGGCAGCAAGAGTGACAGAGGGCAGAGGGGCTCCTGGTTCTGGGCTGCGCCTTGGCAAGGCAGCGGGCTAgccacacagccctgccagctggcACAGGAGATGCCAGAGCAGACAGACAGGAGCCGACAGCCCCGCGTTTCCCTCGGTGAGTGCTTCCCGAGTTTCTGTCCTGCCAGCCAATGTCTTTGTTGTGTAGCATCCTAGGATGGCGCGTGCCCCGGCAGCCCTGTTCCCACAGCTGGCCATGCTCCTGTGCCTATCTCCAGCGGGTCTGGTAAATGAGCGGGTAAAAGACGTTCAGGAAGAGAGCCACGATTGCGGCCGTGGTGGCCAGGACAAAGTATCTGATGCAGCCTTCatctgggtgctggggggtgccCGGACTCCGCTTCTGGCCACGGGGCCTCCGGGAGTTTCTTGCAGGCCTTTGGGGTGCATCAAGCTGCAGCTCTTGTTCTTCAGCCTCCAGTTCCTGCCAGATCAGAGAAGCCTGCGATGTGGAAACCTGCGTCAGCACTTGGAGAACGCAACGGGCAACACCCCTTGCCATCCCCCGGGGCAGGCGGCTGCCTGCAAGCCCAGCCCCGTGCCCTGCCAGCCCGCCTCCCCATGCAGCACTGTCGCGGTCGCCCCCGCCCCTGCAGCTCTTCGGGGTCTCCGGTGCATGGGGTGCAGCCGGGCTCTGCTGGGTGGCTCTGCTGGAGGCAGCgtgggcagcagccaggcagggtcTTCGCGGGCCCGTGGGGactggagcaggcagctggatCCCGGTGGAGCCGATATGCTGGCATTGGTGGGTCCAGGTGagagggggcaggcagcagccaatCACAGCCCAGCTTTTGTGATCCCAACAGGATCTTTCAGACAGCGGCCAATCCAGCGCCAGCTGGGGTGGCGGGAGCAGGAGGCGCAGTCAAGCACGGCCAgtcacagctctgctttggtGAGTGGGGATGCTCCGACAGCCAATCGTAGCCCAGCTTCCAGAAGGATTATCCACAGGTAGCCAATCACAGCCCGGCCCTTCACTGTGCCGTTGGTCATGCAGAGCAGGCGATCAGGGTGTAGGTCTCCGGAGGGCACTCGGTGCCTGGAAGGGTGCGGGTGATCCGAGGTGCTCAGGGACCCGCTGAGCCCTGGCAGGATCCAACGCGCCCCATCGCTGCGGGGGATCCGGCGCTGCCAGGGGCCCGACGAGCCCCGGCACCACGAGGGGACCCGGTGAGCCCTGGTGCTGCGGGGCGTTACAGTGAGCCTCGGTGCCGCCTGGGCCCCCAAAGGCTCCCACCGCCAGTGTGGGAtgagcagcacagccttccCGTTGCCCAGGCCACCCccaaaaagcagagcagctccaggaCACACAGGTCCCCAAGGACAGGAacagccccaggcaggcagacagCAACGTGACAGCCCCGGGTcccagaggcaggcagctcctgtccccagcggagagggcagagctggcatgCCTAACCAGGGCCGGGCTGAGGGCTACGCGAGCCAGGTGAGCCCCAACAGGGCACAcgcctgcagcagtgccagagctgagcccagcatCACCCCCAGACCCTGCAGGGCCACAGGGGTGCCAAGCGTGgaaggaagagctgcagccttcCCTCCTGTATCTGTATCTGATGTTCACACAAAGATCAGCCTGACCGTCTCCCCTCAGTACATGCCCAAAGCACGCTGCCGGCTGGCCCACCCCCGCCCTCCcgggcagcccagcagcagagctcactCTGGCAGGTTTGTTTCTCTCCAGCACCTGGCAGCGGCTGCCAGGCTTCCAGCTCAGCACTGCCATTTGCCTTTTCTGCACCTATCTTGGCCCCAAGCTGGGCCTCAGCAGAAAGCGTCCCCCATCCTGCCAAGAGCAGCTGCGGCGGGCAGGTTCTCACtgctccctggcacagccagctcccacTGCACCACTCACAATCTTCCACTGGTGCCGTCACCGGCGAGGCTGGGCCCCCTCCTCCAGTGCCCTCCCACCAACACCTCCACCCTGACGATGGGAACCAGCTCTCCTGTGATCCCTCAGGGCAGGGACCGTCCCAAGCTCACAGCCGGAACAGGGCAAGACAGGTCACAAAGCCTGGCTGGCAAAAGCTCTTCAGTGTCGGAAGAGGGGCAAGCACCGCACTGCGGCTGGGCTGGCAGAGATGGGCCAGGCCCTGCACGTGGGCACCTGGGCACATTTCAAGGCTCTGTGGCTCCAACAGGGCCAAAAGGGATGCAAGCTCTcacctggctggcagcagcttcGGCAGAGGGGGTGCGCTCAGCTCGGTGGTCTGGGGCATGCCCTGGGAGGGGTCTCTCCACAGGAGAGTTCCTCCGGCGGTAGAAGAGGACATATGCGTATCTGGTCACCACCTGGCTCTCGTCCACGGTGGTGACTGTGCTGTCATCGAAGAGCCGCCAACCTGAGAGGAGAGAAGGGTTAAGCAAGTGGACATGCCacggctgcaggagcaggggggtGGCGAGGGTGACAGATCCTCACCCACGTCACTGCGCTGGCTGTTCTTGTCATTGGGCAGGCGGGCGTACGCCGTGTAGTGCCCCCCAATCATGCCTCCGTAGTGGTTGATCACAGCGTACAGGTCATACAtcggcagctgctgctcacccTTCCGGCCAATGCAGAACTTGCTCAGGTCCAGGCTCCTGGGGAGAGGACACAGGGACCGTTGGGGCAGTCAGCATTAGGCAGGGAGAGGCAAGGCtacagggcagcacaggcagtgccaACTCAGGCACCTTGTCCCCCAGGCTCTCACCGGACGGGGAAGTCCACCATGTCGTTGATCTTATCCCTCCAAATAAAGCTGCGGAAGGAGAAGCGCTTGAGCTGGATGATGAGGACGTTGGGGAGCCGCCACAGCATCAGCTGCTTGGAGGCCTCACGGTGCTGCTTGCACTTGGGGCAGTACCTGGGGGGAAGAGTGTGATCATTACTGGCACAGGAAGAGTCTCAGGTCTTgcagccccgccagccccaAGGTTGCCCACATGTGGGACATCTCAGCACAGTCCTGTACAGCACTGGCGTTGCTCTCTGCTGGCttgcagcccccctccccagtacACTGGGAAGGCCAGCCCAACACTCCTGGCCACCAAAAGAAATGGCATGCCAGCTTGGGCAGCTCCTGGGAAACTCCCACCCCTGCCTGAGCCCATGGGCTGGAACCCACCCTGCCTCCTTCCTCACCACGCTTCCTCTGGGGCCAGGACTTCAGGCTTGGTGAAGAGATTGAGGCACTGCTCCAGGGTAAAGTGGCCAGCCCGGGCTGCTTCGCTGGCTGAGCCTGGGTCCTCCACGCACTCCAACTCCTTGGACTCCACCAACACAAACTCCTTGAGGCGCTCATTGTTCTTCCATACCAGGGCGAGGGAGCAGTCATCTGTCAGGTCCAGGGGGGTGTCACCTGCAAAGGGGCACATACTTCACACACCTGCTCCACCAGGCTGGGCCAGGCCACTCTGCTGGGCTTGAAGCCGTATCACCCAACCCAGCTCGATACCGAGATCGCACAGTGCTGCCAGGAAGTGGCCCCACAGCCAGATTCACCACCTCAGGGCAGCAGAACCCCCCAACCAGCAGGGTGCAAGGCTGGCACAGCCCTTCTCAGCAGCATCTACATAACCAGCAGGTTATGGGATGTGGGCATCCCATTCAGACAAGAGGTGACCCAGAGATCACAGAGCCTCTGTGGATAAAGGACATTGAAGGGCACTGGTTTATTTGCTCAGAAAAGCAGGAACGTCATGCCCGAGAAGAgcttgcaggcagcagctctgtgcagcagaGTTCTGCCCTCCCCTGTACCAGATGCAGCTTTCACTGTCCAGCCTGGGGCCACTGTCACATCTGGGTTCACCTTGTGCCAGGCAATCTCTGGCACCCTGGCCAGAGGCCACGAGGGGTGAAGGTGGCACTTTCCAGGGCTCTGGGCTCACCTTTATCTTCCAGCTTGTGCTCTCTGTTGGCAGCATCGATCTTGTTGATGTAGAACTGCGTGGCGCGGGCACTCAGCGAGTCTGGAGTGTGTTGGTACCCAGGGATGGCAGCTGTAAACAAGCAGGGACAGATCTGTGGTGGCACTGCCTGTCTGCCCTGCATAGGGGCCAAGAATTTGCagtgcccccacccccacctcacATGCTACGGTCTTGCAGGAACACAACCACGTGCCCCATGTCCTTGACTATTTTTAGCAGGCGCCTGCCCCTGGCAAGCTgtgctcctctgcctgccttgcCCCTTCGCTGCACATTGCTGCCATCCTGAGATGAGTGTCTGGAAACGTGACAGCCAGGCAGCCGAGCGCGAGAGGCTGCTCCCATGCAGCTGAGTCAGAGCGAGGGAAAAGCTGTGCTCACAGCCCCCAAGGGGCTCAGCCCGCACCAGGCTCTGCCATCCCACAGGACTCAGAagcttctgccagctcctgccttcccacccctcccacAACAACACAACACTCCAGCCTCGTTCCTCGTCAGgtctctgctctgccccacaggccctgccagggcaaGGCAGAGCGTGGCCAGGCAGGCATTTCGGGTGGGGCAGCACCGCCAAAACACAGCTCCCAGGGCCTCGTTTATGTCCCCAAGAGTCTCTAGACCAAGCTCACAAGGGAAGAATGGATGCTGTGGTGCGAGGTCACTCCAAGGAGGGAGAATTGCTCCTGTTTTGTCAtggggctgcctgggctccTGGCACACAGCACCGCAGCACCTCTTACCTTCTGGCTTGAGGGCTCTCTCATAGGATGGCTCCTTCTCGCAACAGCTGTCGCCCTGTGTCTCCACGTGTTCAGAGAAGCCTGAATCCAAGCTCAGCAGGGAACTCCTGGCTGTCAGGACCTTGCTCCGGACAGTGCCCGTGTCCCCCAGGTCTGGATGCAGCTCAGGCACAGCTGGCGAGAGCGGGGGCTCCTGCAAGAGGCTGGAAGCCCTGTCCACGTCTCCCAGCTCGGAggcagaggtggctgctgcacagctgctcttgGCCAGAGGCTCCAGCTTGTCTGGGAGctgaggctgcagcccctgctccgGTGACATTCGGCCAAGCTGGAACGGAGGCTGGAACACGCTGACTGAGTACCTGGACAAGGAGGTGGCAGTCAGAGCTGGCCAGGCACAGGGCTGAGCTCTCAGCTCTGGGGAAGAAGCACTCTCCTCTCCTGGACTCTCACCTTGCATagccctccagcagctgtgccaggcgGGCATAGGTGAGGCGGGACTCTGGCACGCTGATGAGGAAGGGGAAACCGATGTTCTCAGGGCGGCACAAAGCCTTGTGGTCTGGCCAGTGTGTTTTCTGACATGCCCTGTAAGACACATAGCCCCTGCTGTAACACACACAGCCCCGGCATCCACGACCATCCCAGGCAGGAGCATGGCAGAGCCAGAGGGGTGTGTTTTGGACGAGAGGAGTGCCACAAGCCAGACTGATGACCTCCCAAAGGCAAGGCTTGTCCCACCTCCTCCCAGGGGCTGAGatctcccacccagcccttGAAGGCAGGAGACCCTTCCTCCCCACCAAGCACCAAGCTAACTCACACATTGCAGTAACCGACTCGATAGCACCTCGTGCAGCGCTTGAGCTTCTCATCATCTGGCAATTGCTTCTTCTGGCAGGCTGCACACTTGGCAACGGGGCCACTGGGCACCTGCGGACGCTGCAGGAGAAATGACCCATTGGGCAAGGAAGGGCACCTGGGCAGGACAAGGCAGCCTCGGTGGGCATCCGTGCTTGCTGCAACTAGCTGCCCTTGCGTGTAGCTCTTCCCTTCCTGCTCAGACCCACTTGCAGGCTCAGCCTCCCTGCATACCTCCCAGTAGTCCCAATACTCCCTCTTACCTGCTGGACCTGCAGCTCCACCACCCGCTCCTTGGCCAGCTCTGGGGACAGAACctcaaagcagagcagcaggtccGTAGGGGAGACCGTGTCCAGTGAGTTGGACGGCAGGAACATGCGGTGGAAGTGATTCTTGATCACCTGCCAGGAGAGCAGTGGAGCGTGGCCATGTGAGGGCTGCcccatgctgcttctcctgagAAAGCCACAGACCTCAGCTCTACAGCaagctgcagggacagcagcaccaCAGGGACACTGTGCTCAGCTCACCACCCTGCCAGGGAAGGATGGACATCCCTTGCCCTACTGCGGTGGCCCAGCCCCCCTGAGCAGGTATTTGCCTAGCAGCACCCTCCGCCACTGCCACCCACGGACAAAATTCGTCTCACAGACACGTCGGATATGGGCAAGCAACTGCCAGGGGCGATattccctgcagagctgtgggagcCAGGGCACCCAGAAGAGCAGCCCATGGCTTGCCTCCCAGCTTGAGCACTCTTACCTCTGCCAGGCGCAGGTTCTCTGGTTTCACACGCACACTGTGGGCCACCGAGTCGAGTACCTCCATGGCACTGGAGTTCTCCTTGCTGATACTCACAAGGAACTGCCACCAAGAAAGTGCCACATCAGTCACACCATATCAAGGCATGCAGGCCCTTACTTAACACAAGGCTTAGCCTGTTGGCACATGACCAgctgcctggagcacctccagGAGCCCTCTCAGGCTCCCTCCCCAGAGTAGATGGTGCAATTTACCTTGATAGGTTTCTTGTGCGGCTCCTTTGCAAAGTAGTAGACAGTCAGCACCTTCTGCTTCTGTgggaggggcacagggaggtACAGGAAGGGGTCAAAGGTGATGGACACCTGCAGATGCAAGAGCACGCTCAGTTGCAGTTGGTGCTTGTGGCTGAGATCAGTGGAGCAGCAGCCCCGAgacccagccctgccctgtgaACTCTGCTCTCTGAGGGTCAGGAGCCTGGTGCTGCACAGCTAGCACAGGGACAGAGCCTCCAGGGCTGCCCTACCTTGGAACACACTGGGCACACCAGCTTGGATTTGTACTGGCCCTGGAAGAGGTCCACAATGAAAGAGTCATTCCTCATCTTGTGTCGTTGCCAGGCCTCTTCAGCTACCACCTGCAGGGAGAAAGGGCTCAGCACTGTGCTAAACCACCAAGGCCAGGGCTGTCTCCTGGTGACCTTGGGGAGGGACATCCTCACCTCGTCGGGCCTCCCATCCGAGTCAACAGTCTCTGTGTAGGGCTTGTTCTGGATACGGTTGAGGTCCTCGTGTAGGCCATCAAGCAGGAAGGCCATGAACTCCTGAGCATCGTGCTGGGCATAGCCAGTGAACTGGCTGGCCTTGCTGGCCACGACTGCCTGGAGGTAGCACAGTAGTCAgggctggccagcagctccctggcagcacTGGCTCTGCCCCATGCACAAAGCCTAGCTGCACCCACCCACATCCACCCAGCTCTCTGTGGCACTAGCAAGGCAGTCAGATGCCCACAAACGAGTGCTGGGGACCCACGGCAGCTCCTGCGTAGCACTGGTGCCCTACCTTCAGTTTAGATGGCTGGAAGGCATGGTGCGTGCCCTTCCACAGCGCTCGAAGCAGCATGGCAAAGCCGATGGCCAGGCGCCCGCCTGTCCCCAGTGGGTTGTTGTAGTTGATTTCCGACTCAAAGGACCGATCTGTAAGAGATGCAAGGAGAGtgagagcagctgctggctaCACCATCCAAgtggcagggctctgctgggctcccaGCATGGGCTCACCATGGAAGTAGTCACGTAGCTCCCGGGTGTTGGACAGGGACTGGATGACGCTGTTCATGAAGCAGGTGTTGCCCAAGTTCACCAGCCCCGTGAAGCCAGGCAGGCAGACTTTCTTCTTctcatcttcatcctcatcaTCCTCCACACTCTCAGCGCTCACCGGGCTGTGCGTCATCGGTGGCACCATGCATGTTGGTTTGGGCTGCCAAAGCAGAGGTGGTGTCAGGGTGCTGCACTCGGGAGGGTCTCTCCGGGAACACCACGTGAATCCGAAAGACCAAGGGACCAAGGTACCCCTCAGGCAGGACTGGAGCCATCATGCCATCTCCCACCAGGACTGGGATAGACAGGCAAACCACTGCCCCTAATCCTGACAGCTGTGACTAAGGAGTGCAACCGCCTCCTCCAGGAAGAGTTTGCCAGTCCCCAGAGCAACACTGAGGAGGATGGGGTCCCACAGCACGGATAAGTAGGCCAGCCCCCTTTTCCTCCAACCCAGGTGAAatccagcacagccccactCACCGATGGGATGTGTGGCTCTTGCTTCACTGCCACATGCTCTGGGGCTGTACGAGCTGCCACACCATCCAGACCCCCATCTTCCACACGCTGCTTCTCTTTGTCACTGGCTCGGGCCTCTTCCTTGCTGGACAGGGGGTGCTGGTTACTGCCCGGGGGGTTCTTGTCCAGAGGGGTAGGGCCTGTAGGCATGGCAACCTTTGCACCACCCACTGCACCTTAAAAAGGGGGAAGGGTGGGCCTGTGGTTAGCAGCACCGAGCGCTGCCCATGGCGGGGCTGAGCTGTTCAAGTCCATGCTCGCACACAGGATCTCTCCTGCCCCTCTTCCCCATGAACGAGGGAAACAGCAGCGCCCTTCCCCTAGCACTTTGTTTGCCTTGCCCCACAcccctcctccctgcacccGCTCagcccctctccttccccacaaCCCCACACCAGAGGACCTGGCACCAACCGGCAGCTGCCAGCGGTGGGGAGGGCCCATGCCCCACTGGGGTGCGGCAGGCAGGCAAGACAAGAAGGCAGGGTGCAGACCTCGTGTGGCTGGAGcctccagccccccccagcGCTGGCTGTGGCGTTTCTTCAGGCAGACGTCGATGCGAGACACTGTGAAGTTGTACGTGCACTGGTCTGGCTCAATAAGGTTCCTGCAAGACATGCAACAAGTCAGGGGTGCCCCAGACCCCCCAGCAGCCTCAGACATGCCAAAGCCTCTGGAAGGCAGGGCCACGGCCTCCAGGCGGTAGGGACCCAGCTAGCACTGATCTTGAGGTGGCCCTGGTAGCGCCAGAAACCCTCGAGCCTGGCCACACTGAGCACACAGAAAGCCTCTTTCCTGACAGATCCATTCTCCTTGGCTCCACATGCCCCCTCCCCGCTGGACAACCTGCCCGAAGAGCACACAGCCTGGTCTGTCTCTGTCCCCAAGAGCTCTAAAGCATGCTGGGAGGAAACTGTGGGCAAGGAAACACTAAGATTTCCTCCCCTGCAAGCTTCCATACAGAGCCAAGGCAGCCCAGGCTTGGGGCATTAGTGCAGCATGGTGTAAGAGAGACCCCCAGGTGCAGAAATGAGCATTCCCTGCACAGACCCGCTAGCTGGGActggctcctgctccagctctgcactCTCAGTTCCCTTGCCCTGGTACAGGCTAGAAGGACAGAAACCATACCTTAGCTTCACCTGCCACCGGAACACTGTGTGGGGCCCACAGCCAGGATGGAGGCGAAGGAAATTTGTGTCACTGCAAAAAAATCGGAAGTGAGAAGAGTTGAACAAACAAATAGCCCAGCCACacccaggagctctgcagcagcctggcaccaTGCCGAAGTACACTGGTACCTTGTCTGGAACACCAGCGTAAAGTCTTGTTCCCGGAACAACACCTTGGATGTCTCCTTATGGATCTCTTTCACATAGACGTGTACCACCACCAGGTCATTGCCCTTCTCATATGAATCATTCTTGACAAAGGTCAGGCTCACAAAAGGCTCTGGCTCTGAGCAGGGAAAGTCACAGAGAGAGATGTTGCTGAGGCAATGCTGCAGGCCGACCCAGGAGAGGTCCAGAGCAGATGGACCTTCCTGACCAGGCTGACCCCTAGGCTCTGGCCACTCaccatcagctgctgcttccagagCCACGTCATCCTTGGACCAGTCCCTCTTCTCACTGTCTCTGCCTAGGGAAGGAGTGGCTGCCGGGATGGCCTTAGAACTCTCTCCCAGGACAGGTGTGCAGTCCCGGCCCCGCAAggcctcagcagggctgcctggctgcaggactCTCTTCTCCACACAGGTGGCAATACGGTGGGGGAACACCTCTGTGGTAGCCGCAAGAGGTGGCATCTCCACAGGAACAGCCTCCTTGGCCAAAACCACAGCCTTTCAAGACGGAAGgacacagtaaaaaaaaccagacaccGTCACCCCTGAGCTGCCCTGGCCCACCTGCTGTGACTGCTGCCAACCAGGCAGGCACAGCTCCGCGCTGCCCACTCGCCCCACACACTCCACGCTCAGCCCATCAGCATCACAGTCCAACGACTGTGGGCTCCCCACATCACCCTCTCCTGCACCACAGCCAGGCCCCATGCCAGCCCTCAGCACCACCCGTGGAACCCCAGAGCCCATCTTGAGGGCAGGGATGGGTTCCTGGGCGAGCAGCGTCCCCTGCACGGAGGCTGAGGGACATGTCATGAAGGgaccctgcctgcctgggtcCTTGGGTACCTTCTCCAGTGGCAGTGCGAGGTCTGCAAGGGCTGTGGGCGCATCAACTTGGCTGGCTCTGCCATTCCTGCGGCTGCCTGCTCTCCCGCTGTGCCCTTTGCTGGGCTCCACATTCCCGCTGACTCTGGCATTTGGCTCCTCTTCAGTGGGAGCCACTTTGAGGTATACTGCCCGCTTGGCACTGGGGCCACTCTGTgtccctgggctggctgggctTTTCCCTCCCAGGGCCTCACTTCTTCCTGGAGCACGCTTGGGGTTGGAGGGCTCCCGCCGGGatctcagcagctctgggccTTCAACCCTCGGTTCTTCAGGggtcagctctgcagaagcagctttctCCTTCCCATTCTCCCAGCACGTGGCCCCTTTAGCCAGCTCTTTGGATCcgtctttcctcctcttctgtgAAAAGCAGTGCAGCACAGTGGGAAGCTATCCAGGTAGCAGCACCTCTCATGCTCTCTGCCTGCCCCTCACCCTCACTCCTCCTTCCCAGAGCGTGCTGGGGCTCTCTGCTCCAGAACCTGGAGGCTATGTGGCAGGATGACAGCCCCCTCCCTAGGACAGAGGCAGCTGGCTTACTGCCCTCACGCAGCACATGGATGCAGGATGTACCCCACGCCCTGGGCAGCTCAAGAGCAGGGAGTGAAACCctcaccccagctccctcaagCTCCCTAAGTTCCCTCAAAAGGCAGATCCTCGCCTCCTCACCAGAAGAGAAGACCAGGTATGGAGTGGGATCTTCTTCTGAAGCACAAGCTGTAGAAAGTTGCCCTTCTTGCACTGGACCTTGCTGCAGGAGCTCTCAATCTCCTCGTAGAACTGACAGCTCCACTGGCGCCCATCTGCAAGCAGAGGGGGACCAGCACCTCAGGCAGCGCTCCAGGCAGCTGTCTGTTGTCCAGGCAACCTAACCCACAGCCCCTTTCACCTGGCCCAAAGATCAAAGGAGCACTCATCCAGAGCCAAGGAGGCTGCAGGCAAGCTGCCACCATACCCCAGGAAGCTTCAGGACTTCAGCCAGCTTCCCTGGATTTGCTTTGTACATCTGGCTGGCCTACTTCCCAGAGGGAAGGCCCTGGACCTCCCTGCCCTCACAGGCACAGTCACTTTCCCAAAGGATACTCAGTCATCCCAGTGAACAGGGGACAG contains:
- the USP19 gene encoding ubiquitin carboxyl-terminal hydrolase 19 isoform X2, with product MSSSTNAPGQRRVSRGLDDATNKKKQKDRANQESKEVSRPELEQAETAQEKDSEEELLLDWKQNADEIIVKLNLGSGALKVEDVDAAFTDTDCVVKLPDGRQWSCQFYEEIESSCSKVQCKKGNFLQLVLQKKIPLHTWSSLLKRRKDGSKELAKGATCWENGKEKAASAELTPEEPRVEGPELLRSRREPSNPKRAPGRSEALGGKSPASPGTQSGPSAKRAVYLKVAPTEEEPNARVSGNVEPSKGHSGRAGSRRNGRASQVDAPTALADLALPLEKAVVLAKEAVPVEMPPLAATTEVFPHRIATCVEKRVLQPGSPAEALRGRDCTPVLGESSKAIPAATPSLGRDSEKRDWSKDDVALEAAADEPEPFVSLTFVKNDSYEKGNDLVVVHVYVKEIHKETSKVLFREQDFTLVFQTSDTNFLRLHPGCGPHTVFRWQVKLRNLIEPDQCTYNFTVSRIDVCLKKRHSQRWGGLEAPATRVGGAKVAMPTGPTPLDKNPPGSNQHPLSSKEEARASDKEKQRVEDGGLDGVAARTAPEHVAVKQEPHIPSPKPTCMVPPMTHSPVSAESVEDDEDEDEKKKVCLPGFTGLVNLGNTCFMNSVIQSLSNTRELRDYFHDRSFESEINYNNPLGTGGRLAIGFAMLLRALWKGTHHAFQPSKLKAVVASKASQFTGYAQHDAQEFMAFLLDGLHEDLNRIQNKPYTETVDSDGRPDEVVAEEAWQRHKMRNDSFIVDLFQGQYKSKLVCPVCSKVSITFDPFLYLPVPLPQKQKVLTVYYFAKEPHKKPIKFLVSISKENSSAMEVLDSVAHSVRVKPENLRLAEVIKNHFHRMFLPSNSLDTVSPTDLLLCFEVLSPELAKERVVELQVQQRPQVPSGPVAKCAACQKKQLPDDEKLKRCTRCYRVGYCNVACQKTHWPDHKALCRPENIGFPFLISVPESRLTYARLAQLLEGYARYSVSVFQPPFQLGRMSPEQGLQPQLPDKLEPLAKSSCAAATSASELGDVDRASSLLQEPPLSPAVPELHPDLGDTGTVRSKVLTARSSLLSLDSGFSEHVETQGDSCCEKEPSYERALKPEAAIPGYQHTPDSLSARATQFYINKIDAANREHKLEDKGDTPLDLTDDCSLALVWKNNERLKEFVLVESKELECVEDPGSASEAARAGHFTLEQCLNLFTKPEVLAPEEAWYCPKCKQHREASKQLMLWRLPNVLIIQLKRFSFRSFIWRDKINDMVDFPVRSLDLSKFCIGRKGEQQLPMYDLYAVINHYGGMIGGHYTAYARLPNDKNSQRSDVGWRLFDDSTVTTVDESQVVTRYAYVLFYRRRNSPVERPLPGHAPDHRAERTPSAEAAASQASLIWQELEAEEQELQLDAPQRPARNSRRPRGQKRSPGTPQHPDEGCIRYFVLATTAAIVALFLNVFYPLIYQTRWR
- the USP19 gene encoding ubiquitin carboxyl-terminal hydrolase 19 isoform X7, which codes for MWTLLSLTQTVWSNYQKRRKDGSKELAKGATCWENGKEKAASAELTPEEPRVEGPELLRSRREPSNPKRAPGRSEALGGKSPASPGTQSGPSAKRAVYLKVAPTEEEPNARVSGNVEPSKGHSGRAGSRRNGRASQVDAPTALADLALPLEKAVVLAKEAVPVEMPPLAATTEVFPHRIATCVEKRVLQPGSPAEALRGRDCTPVLGESSKAIPAATPSLGRDSEKRDWSKDDVALEAAADEPEPFVSLTFVKNDSYEKGNDLVVVHVYVKEIHKETSKVLFREQDFTLVFQTSDTNFLRLHPGCGPHTVFRWQVKLRNLIEPDQCTYNFTVSRIDVCLKKRHSQRWGGLEAPATRGAVGGAKVAMPTGPTPLDKNPPGSNQHPLSSKEEARASDKEKQRVEDGGLDGVAARTAPEHVAVKQEPHIPSPKPTCMVPPMTHSPVSAESVEDDEDEDEKKKVCLPGFTGLVNLGNTCFMNSVIQSLSNTRELRDYFHDRSFESEINYNNPLGTGGRLAIGFAMLLRALWKGTHHAFQPSKLKAVVASKASQFTGYAQHDAQEFMAFLLDGLHEDLNRIQNKPYTETVDSDGRPDEVVAEEAWQRHKMRNDSFIVDLFQGQYKSKLVCPVCSKVSITFDPFLYLPVPLPQKQKVLTVYYFAKEPHKKPIKFLVSISKENSSAMEVLDSVAHSVRVKPENLRLAEVIKNHFHRMFLPSNSLDTVSPTDLLLCFEVLSPELAKERVVELQVQQRPQVPSGPVAKCAACQKKQLPDDEKLKRCTRCYRVGYCNVACQKTHWPDHKALCRPENIGFPFLISVPESRLTYARLAQLLEGYARYSVSVFQPPFQLGRMSPEQGLQPQLPDKLEPLAKSSCAAATSASELGDVDRASSLLQEPPLSPAVPELHPDLGDTGTVRSKVLTARSSLLSLDSGFSEHVETQGDSCCEKEPSYERALKPEAAIPGYQHTPDSLSARATQFYINKIDAANREHKLEDKGDTPLDLTDDCSLALVWKNNERLKEFVLVESKELECVEDPGSASEAARAGHFTLEQCLNLFTKPEVLAPEEAWYCPKCKQHREASKQLMLWRLPNVLIIQLKRFSFRSFIWRDKINDMVDFPVRSLDLSKFCIGRKGEQQLPMYDLYAVINHYGGMIGGHYTAYARLPNDKNSQRSDVGWRLFDDSTVTTVDESQVVTRYAYVLFYRRRNSPVERPLPGHAPDHRAERTPSAEAAASQASLIWQELEAEEQELQLDAPQRPARNSRRPRGQKRSPGTPQHPDEGCIRYFVLATTAAIVALFLNVFYPLIYQTRWR